The window GGCGATAGCGTTGCGGCTGCGAGCGCCGCGGGGCGAGCTGCTGTCATCGATGCTGTGGGCCTCCAGAGCATTGAGTGGTGCACTTCTgggcgctggcgccggcaccggtgGGCGAGGGGGACGCTCCAACGGGAGAATCGCAGACGGCGAGGTAGccgagagctgctgctgccgctggatGGAGAGGTCCCACTGGCTATGGTCATCTTTGTTGAAGATGCGCATGATGGACTGCACCATCGGAGATGCGAGGatgtcgcagcagcgcggccgctTTGCGGGATCAAGCTGCAGCATGGCCTCCAGCAGTCTGAGCATTTCAGGCGGCCTGGCGTTGGCCGAGTGGCGTGCCTTGTCAAGGTTGACACTGCCGTCCTCGTGTCGCtccggcagcgcgccgtcgaaGGCGAGGTAGTGCAGCACCATCCCCAGCGACCACACGTCGGAGGCCATCGTGTGATGGTTCACGTACCGCTCGTTGGCGCCGCGTGGAGAGGCGGTCGTCTCGAGGAGCTCCGGCGCCATGTACTCGAGCGTGCCCGTGCCACCGGACCGGTCGTACAAGATGtcatccagcagcgccgccgtgccaaAGTCGCTGACCAGCACCCGTGGCGGACGGTCCTTCGTCGCGGCCAGCAACAGGTTCTGTGGCTTTAGGTCGCGGTGCAAGATGTGCTTCTCGTGAAGGTGCGCCGTGCCGGCCACGGAGCTGAGGAAGAAGTACCACACGGCGAGGGTGGAGAGATTGTTGCCGTAGCGCTCCAGATACGTGTCAAGCGAGCCAGCGGACGCGTATTCCATCAAGATGAAGAGACAGCGCACGGGCGGACCAAAGTCGGCGAGCtgtgcctcctccacccaGCTGTGCTTGTACTCGACCACGTTGGGGTGCCGTCGCACCTCCTCGAGAATGCGCACCTCACGCAGCACCGACTGCAGGTAGGTGACCTTGTCGCCGACTGGAATCTTCTTAAGAGCGAACTCGCCGAGGTTAACGCCACACATAACGTGGCGACAGAGGTAGACTCCTCCGTAGGTGCCGCGACCCAGCTGACGGAGCTCCTTGAAGTAATGACGGTAGTAGCCATTgttcggcgacggcgtcgcagcggTGGGGGAGCAGACGGGCGAGCCGCTCTCGCACGACGGCGACTCCTCTTTCCCgccctccatctctgccgccgtcttctcgctgctgtcaccctgctgcagcagtcgcacCTGCGAGCGCATCCCTGTGCAGGTGATGGGCCACACGTAGGAGTagtgcggcacggcagctACTTTGCACACCAGCGTCCCACTCGAGTtaccacctccaccaccgtTGTCACTGGCAAGCGCGGGTGCCAGTGCAAACGGCTGTCTCGCTTCCACCTTCTCGTCTCTCGGGCTACCGATTAGCGGCGATGGACGGTAGTCCTCAATGGCAAGCGGTGCCGATGCACCGCGGGCTCCCGCCGCTATGATGAACGAGGGTGGGGGCAGCGCACGAAAGTAGTGCGAGGTGAatgcagcagctggtggaTGTACGGCCGTGATGTAGTTGCCGCTGCGGTTGGTGCCATCACTGCTGCTATCATCGAGCCCAGCGgccgtgctgctcctgctgcacaacagctgcccagcagcagcgccaccatcCCCTGCGCCCTCAGTGTATAAGCGCGGGGACGTCGATGgttgctgcttctgctgttCATCCCCCTCATGCGAGGGCGGCGGGAGCAGTTTCGGATGGCTTGGTGAGGGCTGTATCGACGATGACCGCGTCGTCGCATCCACGCGGAAGAACGTCGCCGGGTCGAAGAcgccttcgccgtcgtcgaagACGTCGTACGGCCGAAGGCAATGCGGACACACTCGTTCCGTGCTCAGCGACAAAGGGGCCAGCTTGCCATACGGGGAGGGCCCAGAGTAGTAGCCAACGTCATCACCACCAACACCCGTGTTCTTGCCTTCTTGGTCGGCACCGCCCACTCTCGGGTCACAACGTTGCGGTGCgctgacgccgacgccgacgccgctaGTGCCCGTGAagggcaccaccgccagcgccatggactgcgccgc is drawn from Leishmania infantum JPCM5 genome chromosome 25 and contains these coding sequences:
- a CDS encoding putative protein kinase, whose protein sequence is MNPSSKRHAYEPLPQQQQQQHPTNPPPAYQHHRVSTGTGRESPALPQLSPNSMSAVTNIAEPSSSPALISTSAASSNLVPIFQGREDSAAASRRGGDGNSEVHPHPAEVSETYPGASTAAAQSMALAVVPFTGTSGVGVGVSAPQRCDPRVGGADQEGKNTGVGGDDVGYYSGPSPYGKLAPLSLSTERVCPHCLRPYDVFDDGEGVFDPATFFRVDATTRSSSIQPSPSHPKLLPPPSHEGDEQQKQQPSTSPRLYTEGAGDGGAAAGQLLCSRSSTAAGLDDSSSDGTNRSGNYITAVHPPAAAFTSHYFRALPPPSFIIAAGARGASAPLAIEDYRPSPLIGSPRDEKVEARQPFALAPALASDNGGGGGNSSGTLVCKVAAVPHYSYVWPITCTGMRSQVRLLQQGDSSEKTAAEMEGGKEESPSCESGSPVCSPTAATPSPNNGYYRHYFKELRQLGRGTYGGVYLCRHVMCGVNLGEFALKKIPVGDKVTYLQSVLREVRILEEVRRHPNVVEYKHSWVEEAQLADFGPPVRCLFILMEYASAGSLDTYLERYGNNLSTLAVWYFFLSSVAGTAHLHEKHILHRDLKPQNLLLAATKDRPPRVLVSDFGTAALLDDILYDRSGGTGTLEYMAPELLETTASPRGANERYVNHHTMASDVWSLGMVLHYLAFDGALPERHEDGSVNLDKARHSANARPPEMLRLLEAMLQLDPAKRPRCCDILASPMVQSIMRIFNKDDHSQWDLSIQRQQQLSATSPSAILPLERPPRPPVPAPAPRSAPLNALEAHSIDDSSSPRGARSRNAIAAISTSSQGRGVRADSTNLEDKSNTLQSSRVELLSASTLVDLSTAMARAGSSSSSNGSPLAMKLPPPRPSTVISQHGRQQQQRAHVVAGLPKTLASSNTFQFSDSPSPRRVNVGVQTNPVVIVEKQQRHA